In one Polaribacter sp. ALD11 genomic region, the following are encoded:
- the pheT gene encoding phenylalanine--tRNA ligase subunit beta — MKISYNWLKQFLQTDWDAVKTGELLTDLGLEVEGIETKESIKGSLKGIVVGKVLTCIQHPNADRLKVTTVDLGSGEPVQIVCGAPNVAAGQKVPVATIGTTLYDDKGEGFKIKKGKIRGEESYGMICAEDELGLGSGHDGIMVLDEDLIVGTSAAEVFNIEMDEIFEIGLTPNRSDAMSHFGVARDLRAGLMQQDINLELISPSVSNFHVDERTLRFDVEVESKEQAPRYCGITITDVTVKDSPEWIQNRLKAIGITPKNNIVDITNYVLHELGQPLHAFDAQKIKGNKILVKTLEEGTKFTTLDAVERELSSEDIMICDADSNPLCIAGVFGGSKSGVTEHTSSIFLESAYFNPVSVRKTAKRHALNTDASFRFERGIDINLTEYALKRAALLIEEYAGGKMGSDISDFYPERIEDYQVFLSYENSYRLIGQEIPKDTIKKILASLEIKINSETAGGLGLTIPSYRTDVQREADIIEEILRVYGYNNIEFSHKLNTSISFDSNKETKIENIVANQLSALGFNETMANSLTKPEYATLSENINEEANVAMLNPLSNDLKVMRQSLLFSGLESVSYNINRKNNSLKFYEFGKTYHKYNEKYQEDKHLTLFVTGNRTSDNWKNESKTSDFFYLKGIITNVLSRLGIDKLKTTPTKQDVFSEGITLSLGKMKLVEFGVVKRSLLKEFGIKQEVLFADFNWDTILKLTGNKNIKVVALSKFPAVKRDLALLLDKKTEFKEIYNLAFQSEKILLKEVDLFDVYEGDKLPEGKKSYAVSFLIQDETKTLADKQIDKIMQKLQQTFEKNLDAVLR; from the coding sequence ATGAAAATTTCATACAATTGGTTAAAACAATTTTTACAAACAGATTGGGATGCTGTAAAAACAGGTGAATTATTAACTGATTTAGGTTTAGAGGTAGAAGGTATTGAAACTAAAGAATCTATTAAAGGAAGCTTAAAAGGGATTGTTGTTGGTAAAGTTTTAACCTGCATACAACACCCAAATGCAGATAGACTTAAGGTTACAACTGTAGATTTAGGATCTGGAGAGCCTGTACAGATTGTATGTGGAGCACCAAATGTAGCTGCAGGTCAGAAAGTACCGGTTGCAACGATTGGTACTACTTTATATGATGATAAAGGTGAAGGTTTTAAAATTAAGAAAGGAAAAATTAGAGGAGAAGAAAGCTATGGGATGATTTGTGCCGAAGACGAATTAGGTTTAGGTTCTGGTCATGACGGTATAATGGTTCTAGATGAAGATTTAATAGTTGGTACATCTGCAGCAGAAGTTTTCAACATAGAAATGGATGAGATTTTTGAAATTGGACTAACACCAAATAGATCGGATGCAATGAGCCATTTTGGTGTTGCTAGAGATTTACGTGCAGGTTTAATGCAACAAGACATTAATTTAGAGTTAATCTCTCCTTCTGTGAGCAATTTTCATGTAGATGAAAGAACGTTACGTTTTGACGTTGAAGTAGAAAGTAAAGAACAAGCACCAAGATATTGCGGAATTACTATTACAGATGTTACTGTAAAAGATTCACCAGAATGGATTCAAAACAGACTGAAGGCAATTGGTATAACTCCAAAAAATAACATTGTAGACATTACTAATTATGTTTTACATGAACTTGGGCAGCCATTGCACGCCTTCGATGCTCAGAAAATTAAAGGGAATAAGATTCTTGTTAAAACGTTAGAAGAAGGTACAAAGTTTACTACTTTAGACGCTGTTGAAAGAGAATTATCTTCAGAAGATATTATGATTTGCGATGCAGACTCTAATCCGCTTTGTATTGCGGGAGTTTTTGGAGGAAGTAAATCTGGAGTTACAGAACATACGTCATCAATTTTCTTAGAAAGCGCTTATTTTAACCCCGTTTCTGTTAGAAAAACAGCAAAAAGACATGCCTTAAATACAGATGCTTCTTTCCGTTTTGAACGTGGAATTGATATTAATTTAACAGAGTATGCTTTAAAACGTGCTGCTTTACTAATAGAAGAATATGCTGGGGGGAAAATGGGGTCTGATATTTCTGATTTTTATCCAGAAAGAATTGAAGATTATCAAGTTTTTCTTTCTTATGAGAATTCATATCGATTAATAGGTCAAGAGATTCCGAAAGATACTATTAAGAAAATTCTAGCTTCTTTAGAAATTAAAATAAATAGCGAAACAGCAGGAGGTTTAGGTCTAACAATACCTTCCTATAGAACAGATGTTCAACGTGAAGCAGATATAATTGAAGAAATATTAAGGGTTTACGGATATAATAATATTGAGTTTTCTCATAAATTAAACACGTCAATTTCTTTTGACTCCAATAAAGAAACGAAGATTGAAAACATTGTTGCAAACCAATTGTCGGCCTTAGGTTTTAATGAAACCATGGCAAATTCATTAACCAAGCCAGAATATGCAACATTGTCTGAAAATATTAACGAAGAAGCGAATGTAGCAATGTTAAATCCGTTAAGTAACGATTTAAAAGTAATGCGCCAATCTTTGTTATTTAGTGGTTTAGAATCTGTTTCTTACAATATTAACAGAAAAAATAATTCATTAAAATTTTATGAGTTTGGTAAAACCTATCATAAATACAATGAAAAATACCAAGAAGATAAGCATTTAACTTTATTTGTAACGGGAAATAGAACAAGTGATAATTGGAAAAATGAAAGTAAAACTTCAGATTTCTTTTATTTAAAAGGAATTATTACAAATGTTTTAAGCAGATTAGGAATAGATAAATTAAAAACGACGCCAACAAAACAAGATGTTTTTTCTGAAGGAATTACCTTGAGTTTAGGTAAAATGAAATTGGTAGAATTCGGAGTTGTAAAAAGAAGTTTACTAAAAGAATTTGGTATAAAACAAGAGGTCTTATTTGCTGATTTTAATTGGGATACTATTTTAAAATTGACAGGGAATAAAAATATAAAAGTGGTTGCTTTGTCTAAATTTCCAGCTGTAAAAAGAGATTTAGCGTTGTTATTAGATAAAAAAACTGAATTTAAAGAAATTTATAATTTAGCTTTTCAATCAGAGAAAATCTTGTTAAAAGAAGTCGATTTATTTGATGTTTATGAAGGCGATAAGTTGCCAGAAGGTAAGAAATCATATGCAGTTAGTTTTTTAATTCAAGATGAAACTAAAACATTAGCAGACAAACAAATTGATAAAATAATGCAAAAATTACAGCAAACATTTGAGAAAAATTTAGATGCTGTTTTAAGATAA
- a CDS encoding LTA synthase family protein — protein sequence MLKKIPNYIQYIFTNVLLLFLYIFSFRVLFYYLFAQLESVSSLEIQKGFWLGSRFDFKLAVISFFPLAILVLITNYNFLKRKIYQKIATTYLILAYLVLTLFFLFDFGYYDYLSIRLDASSLRFLSNLKISSQVLVESYPIYKGFFGLLILCFIIYKLTNFIYSSFKNQNTFFSKKVKSLYFISTILLLSFGIYNSLTHYPLRWSEAFFSKKNAVNQFTLNPVLYFFDSFAYRSEGVDMAEFKKYYPVIAKHLNLSKDKISFERKVIFDSTYTKKPNVVIVMMESVGVKPMSYYGNAIKSTPVLDSLIDKSVSFSNFYVHKSGTAASVFASVTGLPDIENIRTASRNPLIQDQRILFDQFTDYEKLYFLGGSANWANIRSVFQSNIKGLNIFEEGSYETENRADVWGIDDYELFKETNKELEKLAKKEKPFVAYIQTASNHMPFTVPDEKESYKPLKENEISSELLEKSGFKSVAQLNALRYLDFNIGRFLERAKESGYYENTIFAFFGDHNTAMKKTELYTKEYDLNIQLQHVPFLIHAPKFVAPKILHKNGKLIDLFPTVISLAKINHTNYTLGNDLLDVNYTNSVSFVYLGINGEPAVGLLKDSLYYSKTNVTKTIGLYNLNEKDLIDLKAKYPIRAKEMDSLLEGYYHATKYLYFNNKKSVK from the coding sequence ATGTTAAAAAAAATACCCAATTACATTCAATACATTTTTACAAATGTTCTCTTACTTTTTCTTTATATCTTTTCTTTTAGAGTTCTTTTTTACTATTTATTTGCACAATTAGAAAGTGTTTCTTCATTAGAAATACAAAAGGGCTTTTGGTTAGGTTCTCGTTTTGATTTTAAGTTAGCTGTAATTAGTTTTTTTCCATTAGCAATATTGGTTTTAATAACAAATTACAATTTTTTAAAACGAAAAATATATCAAAAGATAGCTACTACTTATCTAATTTTAGCATACTTAGTTCTTACATTGTTCTTTTTATTTGATTTTGGATATTATGATTATCTAAGTATTCGTTTAGATGCTTCTTCGCTTCGTTTTTTAAGTAATTTAAAAATATCTAGTCAGGTTTTAGTAGAAAGTTATCCAATATATAAAGGCTTTTTTGGTTTGCTTATTTTGTGCTTTATCATTTACAAACTGACTAACTTTATATATTCTTCCTTTAAAAATCAGAATACATTCTTCTCTAAAAAAGTTAAATCCTTATACTTTATTAGTACTATTTTATTGCTTTCATTCGGAATTTATAATAGTCTAACCCATTATCCGTTGCGTTGGAGTGAAGCCTTCTTCTCTAAAAAAAATGCTGTGAATCAGTTTACTCTAAACCCTGTTTTATATTTCTTTGACAGTTTTGCTTATAGAAGTGAGGGTGTAGATATGGCCGAATTCAAGAAATATTACCCCGTTATTGCAAAACATTTAAATTTATCTAAAGACAAAATTTCATTTGAAAGAAAAGTAATTTTTGATTCAACATATACTAAAAAACCAAATGTTGTAATTGTTATGATGGAATCTGTGGGAGTTAAACCTATGAGTTATTACGGAAATGCTATAAAAAGTACGCCTGTTTTAGATTCTTTAATTGACAAAAGCGTAAGTTTTTCTAACTTTTATGTTCATAAATCTGGTACAGCAGCAAGTGTTTTTGCAAGTGTTACAGGTTTACCAGATATTGAAAATATTAGAACAGCTTCTAGAAATCCATTAATACAAGACCAACGCATTTTGTTTGACCAGTTTACAGATTATGAAAAACTATACTTTTTAGGGGGAAGTGCAAATTGGGCAAATATTAGAAGTGTTTTTCAATCGAATATAAAGGGGTTAAATATTTTTGAAGAAGGAAGCTACGAAACGGAAAACAGAGCAGATGTTTGGGGAATAGATGATTACGAACTCTTTAAAGAAACGAATAAAGAATTAGAAAAATTAGCAAAAAAAGAGAAGCCTTTTGTAGCTTATATTCAAACAGCTTCTAATCACATGCCATTTACTGTTCCAGATGAAAAAGAGAGTTACAAACCTTTAAAAGAGAATGAAATTTCTTCTGAATTACTAGAAAAAAGTGGTTTTAAATCTGTTGCACAATTAAATGCTTTACGATATTTAGATTTTAACATTGGTCGATTTTTAGAAAGAGCTAAGGAATCTGGTTATTATGAAAACACCATTTTTGCATTTTTTGGAGATCACAACACCGCTATGAAAAAAACAGAATTATACACAAAAGAATACGATTTAAATATTCAATTACAACATGTTCCCTTTTTAATTCATGCTCCAAAATTTGTAGCCCCAAAAATACTTCATAAAAACGGAAAATTAATTGATCTTTTTCCTACAGTTATTAGTTTAGCCAAAATTAATCACACAAATTATACTTTAGGAAACGATTTATTAGATGTAAACTATACAAATTCAGTTTCATTTGTCTACTTAGGAATTAACGGAGAACCTGCTGTTGGTTTATTAAAAGACAGTTTGTACTATTCTAAAACCAATGTTACAAAAACTATTGGTCTGTATAATTTAAATGAAAAAGATTTGATTG
- a CDS encoding ABC-F family ATP-binding cassette domain-containing protein encodes MLSVSNLSVQFGKRILFDEVNTKFLHGNCYGIIGANGAGKSTFLKIISGVQEPTSGQVHLDKGKRMSVLTQDHYAFDEFPVLETVVMGNKDLFKIKKQIDALYADYTDENAEKIGELQIVFEEMDGWNADSNAAAMLSNLGIKEDLHYTLMKDLDGKQKVRVLIAQALFGNPDVLIMDEPTNDLDFETISWLENFLANFENTVIVVSHDRHFLDAVCTHISDIDFSKINHYSGNYTFWYESSQLAAKQRAQQNKKAEDKKKELEDFIRRFSANVAKSKQATSRKKMIEKLNVEDIKPSSRRYPAIIFDRDREAGDQILNVEGLSKNFEDEKLFDDVHINLNKGDKIAIISKNSRAISAFYQIITANDKPDAGEFAWGVTTTQSYLPLDNSTFFNDGELNLVDWLRQYAQTEEEREEVFIRGFLGKMIFSGEEALKKSDVLSGGEKVRCMLSRMMMKRGNVLILDEPTNHLDLESIQSLNNALINFKGTILLSTHDHEFAQTVANRIIELTPKGVIDRYTTFEEYLSDPKIKELRDKMYS; translated from the coding sequence ATGTTATCAGTTTCTAATTTATCTGTTCAATTTGGAAAACGTATTTTGTTTGATGAAGTGAATACAAAGTTTCTTCACGGAAATTGCTACGGTATTATCGGAGCAAATGGAGCAGGAAAATCTACATTTCTAAAAATTATTTCAGGGGTACAAGAGCCTACATCAGGACAAGTTCACTTAGATAAAGGAAAGCGTATGTCTGTTTTAACGCAAGATCATTATGCGTTTGATGAATTTCCTGTTTTAGAAACGGTTGTAATGGGAAACAAAGATTTGTTTAAAATTAAAAAACAAATTGATGCATTATATGCTGACTATACCGATGAGAATGCAGAGAAAATAGGAGAGCTACAAATTGTTTTTGAAGAAATGGATGGTTGGAATGCAGACTCTAACGCAGCTGCTATGTTGTCTAATTTAGGTATTAAAGAAGATTTGCATTATACTTTAATGAAAGACTTAGATGGGAAACAAAAGGTACGTGTGTTAATAGCACAGGCGCTTTTTGGGAATCCTGATGTTTTAATAATGGATGAGCCAACCAATGATTTAGATTTTGAAACGATTTCTTGGTTAGAAAATTTCTTGGCAAATTTTGAAAATACAGTAATTGTTGTTTCGCATGACAGACACTTTTTAGATGCTGTTTGTACACATATTTCAGATATCGACTTTAGTAAAATAAATCATTATTCTGGGAATTATACTTTTTGGTACGAATCTAGCCAGTTAGCAGCAAAACAAAGAGCACAACAAAACAAAAAAGCAGAAGACAAAAAGAAAGAATTAGAAGATTTTATTAGACGTTTTTCTGCCAATGTTGCAAAATCTAAACAAGCAACTTCTCGTAAGAAAATGATTGAGAAGTTAAATGTAGAAGATATTAAGCCATCGAGTAGACGTTATCCTGCCATTATTTTTGATAGAGATAGAGAAGCAGGAGATCAAATTTTAAATGTTGAAGGTTTATCTAAGAATTTTGAAGACGAAAAATTATTTGATGACGTACATATAAATTTAAATAAAGGAGATAAAATTGCAATTATTTCTAAAAATTCGAGAGCAATTAGTGCTTTTTATCAGATAATAACTGCGAATGATAAACCAGACGCTGGTGAGTTTGCTTGGGGGGTTACAACCACACAATCTTATTTACCCTTAGATAATTCAACTTTCTTTAATGATGGAGAATTAAACCTAGTAGATTGGTTAAGACAATATGCACAAACTGAAGAAGAACGCGAAGAAGTTTTTATTCGTGGTTTTTTAGGGAAAATGATTTTTTCTGGTGAAGAAGCTTTAAAGAAAAGTGATGTACTATCTGGAGGGGAAAAAGTACGTTGTATGTTGTCTCGAATGATGATGAAAAGAGGAAATGTTTTAATTTTAGATGAACCAACAAACCATTTAGATTTAGAATCTATTCAATCTTTAAACAATGCTTTAATTAATTTTAAAGGAACTATTTTATTATCTACTCACGATCATGAGTTTGCGCAAACCGTTGCTAACAGAATTATAGAACTAACACCAAAAGGAGTAATCGATAGATATACAACTTTCGAAGAATACCTATCTGACCCAAAAATTAAAGAATTACGCGATAAAATGTATTCATAA
- a CDS encoding quinone-dependent dihydroorotate dehydrogenase has protein sequence MYKLIIRPILFLFDPEKVHYFTFSLIRILCKIPFGASIFRNLYQVNDKRLERTLFGLTFTNPVGLAAGFDKNAVLYNELANFGFGFIEIGTVTPKGQIGNPKKRLFRLKDDQGIINRMGFNNDGVEEAIKNLKKNKHKVIIGGNIGKNTDTAPADYTQDYLAVFKELHPFVDYFVLNVSCPNVGSHAKLNDKEYLVELITECQKENNQFKIKKPILLKIAPDLNNAQLDEIIELVAETKIDGVIASNTSTTRDNLKASKERLEEIGNGGVSGQPILEQSTKVIQYLADTSNKSFPIIGVGGIHSAEDALAKIEAGADLVQIYTGFIYEGPSLIKEINKAILNSSL, from the coding sequence ATGTATAAACTTATAATCCGTCCTATTTTATTTTTATTTGATCCAGAAAAGGTTCACTATTTTACTTTTTCTTTGATTAGAATCTTATGTAAAATTCCTTTTGGAGCTTCTATTTTTAGAAATTTATATCAAGTAAATGATAAAAGGTTAGAACGTACTTTATTTGGGTTAACTTTTACAAACCCTGTTGGTTTAGCTGCTGGTTTCGATAAAAATGCAGTTTTATATAATGAATTAGCCAATTTTGGCTTCGGATTTATAGAAATAGGAACTGTTACACCAAAAGGGCAAATAGGCAACCCTAAGAAAAGATTGTTTCGTTTAAAAGATGATCAAGGAATTATTAATCGAATGGGTTTTAATAACGATGGAGTAGAAGAGGCTATTAAAAACTTAAAAAAGAACAAGCATAAAGTAATTATTGGTGGTAATATTGGTAAGAATACAGACACAGCACCAGCAGATTATACGCAAGATTATTTAGCAGTTTTTAAAGAATTACACCCTTTTGTAGATTATTTTGTATTGAATGTTAGCTGCCCTAATGTTGGTAGTCACGCAAAATTAAATGACAAAGAGTATTTAGTTGAATTGATTACTGAATGCCAGAAAGAAAATAATCAGTTTAAAATTAAAAAACCAATTTTATTAAAAATTGCTCCAGATTTAAATAATGCTCAGTTAGACGAAATTATAGAATTGGTTGCAGAAACAAAAATCGATGGTGTTATTGCTTCTAATACATCAACTACAAGAGATAATTTAAAAGCTTCAAAAGAACGTCTAGAGGAAATAGGAAATGGAGGCGTAAGTGGGCAACCAATATTAGAGCAAAGTACAAAAGTGATTCAGTATCTAGCAGACACTTCTAATAAATCGTTTCCAATTATTGGTGTAGGGGGTATTCATTCTGCAGAAGACGCTTTAGCTAAAATTGAAGCTGGTGCAGATTTGGTACAGATTTATACGGGTTTTATTTATGAAGGACCAAGTTTGATAAAGGAAATCAATAAAGCAATTCTTAATAGTTCTCTTTAG
- a CDS encoding LysE family translocator, protein MIETLLSFAFATLILAISPGPDNIFVLTQSIVNGKKYGLATVFGLISGCLIHTTLLAFGVSAIIKESENLFTVIKIFGAFYLLYLAYKVYKSDASISLSEENTPKKTTKQLFKQGFIMNVLNPKVSIFFLAFFPGFLFSETLNTVFQFYVLGFVFMFISFIVFSMIAILAGSISETIKENNKIGYYLKWTQIIVFILIAIFM, encoded by the coding sequence ATGATAGAAACACTTTTATCTTTTGCATTTGCAACATTAATTTTAGCAATCTCGCCAGGACCAGACAATATTTTTGTTTTAACACAAAGTATTGTAAATGGTAAGAAATATGGTTTAGCTACGGTTTTTGGTTTAATTTCTGGCTGCTTAATACACACAACATTACTAGCTTTTGGTGTTTCAGCAATTATAAAAGAATCTGAAAACCTATTTACTGTTATTAAAATTTTTGGAGCATTCTATCTATTATATTTAGCTTACAAAGTATACAAGTCGGATGCTAGCATTTCTTTGTCGGAAGAAAACACACCTAAGAAAACCACAAAACAATTATTTAAACAAGGATTTATAATGAATGTTTTAAATCCGAAAGTATCTATATTTTTCTTAGCCTTTTTTCCTGGGTTTCTTTTTAGTGAAACTTTAAATACGGTATTTCAGTTTTATGTTTTAGGATTTGTATTTATGTTTATTTCATTTATCGTTTTTTCAATGATAGCAATACTTGCAGGTTCAATTTCTGAGACTATAAAGGAGAATAACAAAATAGGATATTATCTAAAATGGACACAGATTATCGTTTTTATTTTAATAGCTATTTTTATGTAA
- a CDS encoding DEAD/DEAH box helicase: protein MSTFLELGLKEPINKALTDLGYEKPTVIQEKAIPQIISSKSDLKAFAQTGTGKTAAFSLPILELLDSNSGNVQAIILSPTRELAVQIGNNIKDFCKYLPDVKVTTVYGGSSMEDQIRSLKRGSQIVVGTPGRTVDLIKRRALKLGNVQWLVLDEADEMLNMGFKDELDKVLEATPETKQTLLFSATFPREVESIARNYMTNPVEITSGQKNQGSDNVSHEYYSVTERTRYPALKRIADLNPDIYAIIFCRTRRETQEVADNLIKDGYSADALHGDLSQGQRDSVMGKFRKKTIQILVATDVAARGLDVTELTHVINHKLPDQIENYTHRSGRTGRAGNKGISIVLVNGKEKGKLRPIEKIIQKKFVEAKVPSGKDICQNQLMSLIDKVVNIEVNESQINEFLPSIYEKLETLDREQLIQRFVSLEFNTMLAYYENAKDLNDLSSRDNSRARTENENMTRFFINIGRKDNLNPGKLIGLINEQNIGDKVEIGSIDILDTFSFFEIDKNFEDKTLEAFSSNQPDFDGRSVNIEITKKERSGGGRRGGKKPFAKKEGGGFGRRREGGSSSSSRRSDSGSRGGSSDRRSSDRPDRSSGGGERKSSGGFGRKRRDS from the coding sequence ATGTCAACATTTTTAGAATTAGGTTTAAAAGAACCTATCAACAAAGCATTAACAGATTTAGGTTACGAAAAACCAACTGTTATACAAGAAAAAGCAATTCCACAAATTATTTCATCAAAAAGTGATTTAAAAGCATTTGCACAAACAGGTACAGGTAAAACTGCTGCTTTTAGTTTGCCAATATTAGAACTTTTAGATAGTAATAGTGGTAATGTACAAGCTATTATTTTATCACCAACAAGAGAACTTGCAGTTCAAATTGGTAATAACATTAAAGATTTCTGTAAATATTTACCAGATGTTAAAGTAACTACCGTTTATGGTGGTTCTAGTATGGAAGATCAAATTAGATCTTTAAAGAGAGGTTCTCAAATTGTTGTTGGAACTCCTGGTAGAACAGTAGATTTAATTAAAAGAAGAGCCCTAAAATTAGGAAACGTTCAATGGTTAGTCTTAGATGAAGCTGATGAAATGTTAAATATGGGTTTCAAAGATGAATTAGATAAAGTCTTAGAAGCAACACCAGAAACAAAACAAACATTATTGTTTTCTGCAACTTTTCCAAGAGAGGTTGAGTCGATTGCTAGAAACTATATGACAAATCCAGTAGAAATTACTTCTGGTCAAAAAAATCAAGGTTCAGATAATGTAAGTCATGAATATTATTCAGTTACAGAAAGAACTCGTTACCCAGCTTTAAAAAGAATAGCAGATTTAAACCCTGATATTTATGCAATTATCTTTTGTAGAACTCGTAGAGAAACACAAGAAGTTGCAGACAACTTAATTAAAGATGGTTACAGTGCAGATGCTTTGCATGGAGATTTATCTCAAGGGCAAAGAGATTCTGTAATGGGTAAATTTAGAAAGAAAACAATTCAAATCTTAGTTGCTACAGATGTTGCAGCTCGTGGATTAGATGTTACTGAATTAACACACGTTATAAACCATAAATTACCAGATCAGATAGAAAACTACACACATAGAAGTGGTAGAACTGGTAGAGCTGGTAACAAAGGTATCTCTATTGTTTTAGTGAATGGAAAAGAGAAAGGAAAATTACGTCCTATCGAAAAAATCATTCAAAAGAAATTTGTAGAAGCTAAAGTACCTTCTGGAAAAGATATTTGTCAAAATCAATTAATGAGTTTAATTGACAAGGTTGTAAATATTGAAGTTAATGAATCTCAAATAAATGAGTTCTTACCAAGTATTTATGAAAAACTAGAGACTTTAGATAGAGAACAATTAATTCAGAGGTTTGTTTCTTTAGAGTTTAATACAATGTTAGCGTATTATGAAAATGCTAAAGATTTAAACGATTTATCTTCAAGAGATAATTCTAGAGCAAGAACAGAAAACGAAAATATGACTCGTTTTTTCATCAACATTGGTAGAAAAGACAATTTAAACCCAGGAAAATTAATTGGTTTAATTAACGAACAAAATATTGGTGATAAAGTTGAAATTGGATCTATAGATATTTTAGATACTTTTTCTTTCTTTGAAATCGATAAAAACTTCGAAGACAAAACATTAGAGGCTTTTTCTTCTAATCAACCAGATTTTGATGGAAGATCTGTTAATATAGAAATTACTAAAAAAGAACGTTCTGGTGGTGGAAGAAGAGGTGGTAAAAAACCTTTTGCTAAAAAAGAAGGTGGTGGTTTCGGAAGACGTAGAGAAGGTGGTTCATCATCTTCTTCTAGAAGAAGCGATTCTGGAAGCAGAGGAGGTTCTTCTGATAGACGTTCTTCTGATAGACCAGATAGAAGTTCTGGTGGTGGAGAGAGAAAATCTTCTGGCGGTTTCGGTAGAAAACGTAGAGATAGTTAA